Below is a genomic region from Sphingopyxis terrae subsp. terrae NBRC 15098.
GTCGAGCCATTGCATCCCGTCGAGTATTGCGTCGATCGCGGCATCGGTCGAGCGTGCGCGGTCGGTATCCTCGATCCGCAGCAGGAACTTGCCGCCGTGATGACGCGCAAAAAGCCAGTTGAACAGCGCGGTCCGCGCGCCGCCGATGTGCAGATATCCCGTGGGGGAGGGGGCGAAGCGGGTGACGACGGCGGCGCCCGTCGCTTCGGGGGTCGCTTCTGCCAATTCGGTTTTGTTTTCGGTTGCCACTCTGGCCTCTTTCACTCAGGCTGCCGGCCGCGGAACAGGGACCGCGGCGGATTTCGGGGCTGCCCCTAGCATGGCGACAAGCAGGCTTCAAACGCCCATTGCCGCGCGGACGCTTTCATGGTTCGGCGCGTTTCCGGCGGCGCTCGAGAGGCGCCTGGAGATCGAGCGCGAGCGGCTGCCGCTCTGGCTTCCCGTGGCCTTCGGCGCGGGGATCGCGCTGTGGTTCGCTTTGCCGACCGCAGCGCAATGGATCGGGCTTCTTTGCGCCTTGGCGGGGGGCATGGCCTTCGGCCTGGCAATCGGCTGGCAGACCCGCGTTGGCCGCGCGCTGACGATCGGCTGCGGGGTTGCGGCGGCAGGGCTGCTGCTGATCTGGGGCCGCGCGCTGTGGGTCGAGGCACCAGTGCTCGCGCGGCCGGTGACGACCGAATTTTCGGCGCGGGTCGAAGCCGCCGAGCCCTTGCCGGCGCGCGCGCAATTGCGGCTTGTCGTGCGGCCGCTCGCGCGTCCCGATCTGCCACCGCGCCTGCGGCTGACGCTGCGCGGCGACCAGCGGCGCGCGATCGTGCCGGGGACGATGATCGGCGTGCGCGCGCGGCTGATGCCGCCGCCAACCGCGAGCCTGCCCGGCGGCTACGACTTTGCGCAGCGCGCGTGGTTCGACCGCATCGGCGCGGTCGGAACAGTGCTTGGCGATGTCATACTGCCGCCGGGCGCCGAGCATGCGCGCCAGCCGCTGCGCGCGCGGCTGAGCGAGCATATCCATCGCCAGGTTGCGGGGTCGCCGGGCGGCGTCGCGTCGGCGCTGGTGACGGGCGATCGCGGCGCGATCACGCCCGAGGACGAGGAGGCGATGCGGCGCAGCGGGCTGGCGCATCTGCTGTCGATCAGCGGACTGCACGTCACCGCCGTGGTCGGCTTCGCGATGCTGCTCGCCATGCGGTTGCTGGCGCTCAGCCCGCGGCTCGCGCTCGCGGGCTATGTGTTGCCGCTTGCCGCCGCCGCCGGGGCGCTCGCTGGGGGCGGCTATACGTGGTTGGCTGGCGCCGAGGTGCCGACGCTGCGGTCGTTGATCGCGGCGTTGCTGGTCCTGGCGGCGATCCTGCTGGGGCGCGAGGCGATTACCCTGCGGCTCGTCGCCGCCGGCGCGCTGCTCGTGCTATTGTGGCGGCCCGAGGCGCTGGTTGGGCCGAGTTTCCAGCTCAGCTTCGCGGCGGTAACCGCGATCGTCGCGCTCCACGAAAGCAGGGCGATGCAGCGCTTCGTCGCGCGGCGCGAGGAGCCATTTGCCTTCCGCTTCGGGCGTGGCGTCGCCGGCTTGCTGATCACCGGCATCGTCGTCGAGGTCGCCTTGTCGCCGATCGCGCTGTTCCATTTTCACAAGGCCGGGCTTTATGGCGCGCTCGCCAATGTCGTCGCGATCCCGCTGACCATCTTCGTCATCATGCCGGCGGAGGCTTTGGCGCTGCTGTTCGACGCGGTAGGGGCGGGGGCGCCCTTCTGGTGGGTCGCCGATCATGCGCTGCGCCTGCTCATCGGGCTCGCGCATCATGTCGCCGCGGCGCCTGGCGCCGTCACCACCTTGTCCGTGTTTCCGCCATGGGCCTTCGGCGTCGCAATGGCGGGCGGGCTGTGGATATTGCTGTGGCGCAGCGGGTGGCGCTGGGCGGGCGCCGTGCCGCTGGTAGCGGGAATGGCGGTGCTGCTCGCACAGCCGCGCCCCGACCTGCTCGTGACCGGCGACGGGCGGCATATCGCAGCCGCCGTGCCGGGCGGCGGCTATGCCATGCTGCGCGATCGTGCCGGCGATTTCGTACGCGACGCGATGGCCGAAGCGGCGGGGATCGACACGCCGCTCGTCGCGCTTGGCGATCTCGACCATGTCGATTGCAATCGCGATTTCTGCCGTTGGACCCAAGGCAGGGGCGATGCGCCGCGCGTCATCCTTGCCGCGCATGGGCGCGACCGGATCGCGGGTGAGGAGATGGCGGCCGCCTGCGCAGCCGCCGATGTGGTCATCAGCGAACGCTGGCTACCGCGCGAATGCGTCGCGCGCTGGCTGACGATCGACCGCGACACGCTGGAAGAAAGCGGCGGCCTTGCGCTTTATCTGGGCGCGAAGCCGCGGCTCGTTTCGGCGCTGCGCGCGGGCGATGCGCATCCTTAGCGCCGCCCGCACCAGCTTAGTGGTAACGACGAAGCAGTCCCGACAGCCGACCTTGCACCATGACGCGATCGGCTTCGTAACGCTGCGGCTCATAGGCGCTGTTGGCGGGATCGAGGCGCACCATCCGGCCTTCGCGATGAAAATATTTGAGCGTTGCGTCCTGTCCGTCGACGAGCGCGACGACGATATCGCCCTCGCGCGCGGTACTCGCCTTCTGGATCAGCGCATAATCGCCGTCGAAAATCCCCGCCTCGACCATCGAGTCGCCCGATACTTCGAGCGCATAATGTTCGCCCGCGCCGAGCAACGCGGCGGGAACGGCGAGCCGGTTATAATCCTCGAACGCCTCGATCGGGACGCCGGCGGCAATCTTGCCGTGCAGCGGCACTTCGATAATGTCGTTCGCGGCGATGGGCTTCAGCGCCGGTGCGGGCTTGCGCAGCGGCACCACATTGTCACTGTCGCTCCGCGTTTTGGGCTTGGCCGCATCGGGCAGCTTCAACACTTCGAGCGCACGCGCACGATTGGGCAGGCGGCGCAGGAAGCCGCGTTCCTCGAGCGCGCTGATCAGCCGGTGGATGCCCGATTTCGACTTGAGGCCCAGCGCCTCCTTCATTTCCTCGAACGACGGCGAGATGCCGCTGGCGTCGAGCCGTTCCTGGATGAAGTGGAGCAGTTCATGCTGCTTCGCGGTCAACATCGGTCGTTCTCCATGATGGCGTTGCCGGACATAAGGGGAACGATAGTGGAACAGACCGGAACTTGTCAAGCGATCGCGATATAGTTTGCAAGCTCCCCCGCCGCGCGGGGTGCTGCGCCGATATCGCGGACGATCAGCGCGTTGGCAGAGATCAGCGGTTGCGTCTGGCCGCTGTCCTGTCCGTCGCAGGGGGTGAGCAGTCCCTTGTCGAGGCGCGCGCGCAGATAATCGCGCCTTGCCCCGCCGGGCCCGAGTGGAACCGCGAGGGGGGCCTGGCTGACCTCCGGCAACGGCGCGGCCGCCCCGGCAAGGTAGCGGACGAGCGGTAGCAGAAAGAGCGTCGCGGTCACGAACGCCGAGGACGGATTGCCCGGCAGGCCGAGCAGGATCGCGTCGCCGATCCGGCCGGCGATCAGCGGCTTGCCGGGGCGCATCGCGATCTTCCAGAAATCGAGCTGCCCGCCCGCATCGTCGAGCGCGCCGCGGACATGGTCGTGATCGCCCACCGACGCGCCGCCAACGGTAACGATGACATCGTGCCGCCGCGCCATATCGCCCAATATATTGGCGAGAACGCCGCGATCGTCGCGCGCGCGCAGCGGCAGCGTGACGTCGGCGGGTTCGGCGGCGAGCATCGCGGCGAGCATCGTGCCGTTGCTGTCGGGTATCTGACCGGGCGCGAGCGCCCGCCCGGGCGCGACCAGTTCGTCGCCTGTCGTCAGGATCGCGACGCGCGGGCGTCCCCCGACGATCAGGTCGCCCGCACCGCCCATGATGGCGGCGGCGAGCGCGCCGGGAGAGAGGCGACATCCCGCCGTGAGCAAATGCGCTCCCGCTGCAAAATCGCTTGCCCGGGCGCGGACATGGCGTCCACGCGACGCGGGGCCATCGCCGGTGAGTGTCAGGCGCGCGCCATCGGCGATGACATCCTCTTGCACCACCACGGTATCGGCATTGGCCGGCAGCATCGCGCCGGTGAAGATGCGGATCGCTTCGCCGGGGCCGAGCGCGTGGGCGGGCGCGGTGCCGGCGGCGACTTCGCCGGCGATCGTCCACGGACCGGGCAGATCGGCAAAGCGGATCGCATAGCCGTCCATCGCCGACAGCGCCGCGGCGGGCTGGTCGCGCCCGGCGATGATGTCCTGGGCAAGGTAGCGCCCGGCGCATTGCGCCACGCCGATATTGTCGGCGCCGAGCGGCGGCTTCAGCGCCAGCAGCCGCGCCTGGGCCTCCTCGACCGCGAGCAGCGCGCTCATGCGGCGCGCCAGTCGCCCGACCGGCCGCCGCTCTTTTCGAGCAGGCGGATATCGCCGATTACCATGGCCCGGTCGAGCGCCTTCGCCATGTCGTAGAGCGTCAGCAATGCGACGGACGCGGCGGTTAGCGCCTCCATCTCGACCCCCGTCGGCCCGGTCGTCGCGGCGGTCGCACGGACCGAAATGCCATCGGCCTCCCAGTCGAAGTCCACGGCGACGCTGGTCAGTGCCAGCGGGTGGCAGAGCGGGATTAGCTCGGCGGTTCGCTTGGCCGCCATGATGCCGGCGATGCGCGCGGTCGACAGCACATCGCCCTTGGGCGCGTCGCCAGCGCGGATCGCGGCGAGCGCTTCGGGCGTCATCGTGATGCGGCCGCCGGCGACGGCACGCCGACCGGTCGCGGCCTTCGCGCCGACATCGACCATATGCGCCGCGCCGCTTTCGTCGAGATGTGTTGGTCGGTTCGTCATCGATGCGGTCCTTTGTCAGTGCGCCTCGGACAGCGGGAAGGACACGGACACGCGTGTGCCCTTACCGACTTCGCTTTGAATATCGAGCTGGCCGTTATGCCGTTCGCTGATGTGCTTGACGATCGCCAGCCCCAGCCCGGTGCCGCCGACCGAGCGGCTGCGCGCTTCGTCTACGCGGTAGAAGCGTTCGGTGAGGCGCGGGAGGTGATCGGGCGCGATCCCTTCGCCTTCGTCCTGGACCGACAGACGGACGCGGCGGCCTTCGCGCGTCAGTTCGACCGTCACCGGGGTGCCGGGGCGGCCGTATTTCATCGCGTTGGAGACGATATTGTGGACGAGCTGGCCGAGCTGCGCCGCGTCGCCCAGCACCGGCTGTGCAGCGTCGCCGAGGCGATCGACAATGTCCTGCGGCCGCGCCTCCGCACTGTCCTTCATCTGGGCGAGCGTATGGCGGACGATGGCGGCGAGATCGACCGGGGTGGTCGGGCGGCGGAAGCGATCGGCTTCGACCCGCGAGATCGACAGCAGGTCGATGACGAGCTGCTGCATCCGCCGCGCCTCGCGCTCGATGATCGCGAGGAAACGGTTGCGCGTCGGGGCATCGGCCTCGTCGTTCATGTCCTGCAATGTCTCGACATAGCCGAGGATCGCGGCAAGCGGCGTGCGCAGTTCGTGACTGGCGTTGGCGACGAAATCGGACCGCATGCGGTCGGCGGCATCGATCGCCGAGCGGTCGGACAAAAAGATGATGCGGCCGCCGTGCGACAGCGTCGCGATCCGCATTGTCCAGCGCTGGCCGGGCCGCGGATAGTCGGCGAGATCGACGGTCATCGCGCCCGTGTCGACGTCGCCAGCAGACAGCCATTCGGCCGCCACCGGATGGCGGATCGCGGTGCGGATGTCGGCGCCGACGATGTGGCGTCCGAGCAGGCGGACCGCTGCATCGTTGGCGATGGCGACGACATTGTCGATTACCCCCAGCACCGGTTCGCGCTCCTGATCGGCCCAGCGGGTGAAATCGGGATGGCGCAGCAGCAGCGGCGGTTCGGCGGGGACCGGAGAGGCGGCGGCAGGCTGCGTCGCGGCGGGCGGCGGCTGCGCGCCATAAACAAGGACAGCGCCGAGCGCCCCTGCGAGTGCCAGGATCGCGATCGAGGCGAGGTCGCCGCCGACAAGCGCCGCGAAAATCGCCGCGACGGCGACAAGCGTCAGCGCCGCAACCAGGCTGGATAGGCGGTCGAACATCGACGCTGCGCCTCGCACGAAGCGGCGCGGCGCGCAAGGCGCTTCGCGGGCCGGTGCATCGGGTTACCATCGCGGCGCAGCCTGTCCCAAAGCGGGAAGGGCGCGGGAGGCGGCCGGTCTTTTGCTTTTCCTAAAGGCTTCACTGGTTTAATGCGCGGCCATGGAAGACAGCGACATCCCGAACGAAGCGCCGGCGACCGGCGACGAAACCGTTCCCTCGCGGCGCAAGATGCTCGCGCTCGGCGCGGTCGGCGTGTCGGCGGCGCTGACCATCCGCCCCGCCTTTGCACAGACTGCGGTATCGGTGATGAACTGCCAGATTCCGGTGCCCGACGCATCGGCCGCCGGCCGCTATATCAACGCCGCCGGCAAGCTTGTCCCACCGGGGACCCAGGGGGCGTTTCCGGGCGCGCCGCGGCCGTTCACCGGCGAGGAAGTGAAGCGCGCCTTTCGCGGCCAGACGCTACCGGGCACCAGCTACAACCAGTCGCAGGCCTATCTGCAATATATCCGGCGCTTGCAGGCGGGGCAGAGCGGCTTTACCTGTTTCGCATCCATCCAGATGCCGCGCTGATCGTCGCTCCCCCCTTTGCGATGATGGTTCGCCGGCATCGCAGACAAAGGGACAGATGTGAAACTAGCTTCGCTGAAAGCCGGGCGCGACGGCCGGCTCGTCGTCGTTTCGGACGACCTCGCCTGGTATGCCTACGCGACCCATATCGCGCCGACGCTGCAGGCGGCGCTTGACGACTGGGCGGAAACGGCGCCGCGGCTGAAGGCGCTTGCCGAGGACATCAATCACGAGGCGATCCCGCGCGAGCGCTTTCACGAGCGCGACGCCGCTTCGCCGCTGCCGCGCGCCTATCAATGGGCCGATGGCAGCGCCTACGTGAACCATGTCGCGCTGGTGCGGCAGGCGCGCGGCGCCGAAATGCCCGAAAGTTTCTGGCACGATCCGCTGATGTATCAGGGCGGCAGCGATGCCTTTCTGGCGCCGCGCGATCCGATCCCGCTCGGCGATCCGGCGTGGGGCTGCGACATGGAGGCCGAGGTGGTGGTCGTCACCGGCGACGTGCCGATGGGTGTCGATGCCGAAACGGCGCGGAGCCACATTCTGCTCGTCGGCCTGACCAACGACGTGTCGCTGCGCGGGCTGATCCCCGGCGAACTGGCCAAAGGCTTCGGCTTTTTCCAGTCGAAGCCGTCGAGTGCGATGTCGCCGGTGTTCGTTACACCCGACGCGCTCGGCGACCGGTGGCAGGACGGCAAGCTGCACGGCGCGCTGTGCGTCGACCTCAACGGCCAGCCGCTCGGCCGCGCCGATGCCGGCGTCGACATGACCTTCGACTTCGGCCAGCTGATCGCCCATGCCGCGAAAACGCGCGACCTGCGCGCGGGGACGATCATCGGATCGGGGACGGTTTCGAACCGCGACGCCGATGGCGGACCCGGCAAACCGATCGGCGAGGGCGGGCTCGGCTACAGCTGCCTTGCCGAAGTGCGGACGGTCGAGACGATCCGCGACGGCGAAGCGAAAACGCCCTTCATGCAGGCGGGCGATACGGTGCGGATCTGGATGGACGACGAGCGCCACCACAGCATCTTCGGCGCGATCGAACAGACGGTCGCCTGACGCGCCGGCAGCAAAAAAGGGGCGGGAATGATCCCGCCCCTTTTTTGTTGGGTTTGCGATGCGGCGTTCGTCAGGGCTTGCCGCCGCCGAGGCTGCCGCCCGACATTGCATCGCTGAGCGAGCAGGCCGCCGGGCCCAGGATAACGATGAACAGCACCGGCAGGATGAACAGGATCAGCGGTACCGTCATGATCGCGGGCAGGCGCGCGGCCTTTTCTTCGGCGCGCATCATGCGTTCGTTGCGGAATTCCGCCGACAGGACACGCAGCGCGCTGGCAAGCGGCGTCCCGTATTTCTCGGTCTGGATCATGGTGGTGACCACGCCCTTCACCGATTCGAGGTTCACGCGATACGCCAGATTTTCGAACGCTTGCCGCCGTTCGGTCAGGAAGCCGAGTTCGATCGAGGTCAGCGCGAATTCCTCGCCCAGTTCGGGATAGGCACGGCCGAGTTCCTTCGACACGCGGGAAAAGGCCGAGTCGACGGTCAGACCCGCTTCGGCGCAGATGACCAGCAGGTCGAGCGCGTCGGGAAGGCCCTTGCGGATCGCGTCGGTGCGCTTTTGCCGCTTGTTCTGGATGAACAGGTCGGGCGCCTTGTAACCGAGGATGAGCATGGCCATCGTCGCGCCCGAACGCTTGAACGGCGTCAGGTCGGGCCACATGTCGATCCAATAGATCAGCAGTGCCGCGATACCGCCGAAGACGATCGGCAGGACGAGGCGGCCGAAAATGACCGCGACGGCCAGATCCTTCGACCGGATGCCCGCCTGCGCCAGCTTTTGCTGCACTTCCTTGATCTGGCTGTCCTGCAGCACCTGCAGCTTGCCGAGGAAGGTGCGCATCTTGTCGGCGGTATGGTTCTTGCGGACGAGGCGCGCGCGGCGCTTGGCGGTCGAGGCGGTGATCCCCGCCTTCAGCTGTTCGCGGCGATCGTTGAGCGCCTTCACGCGCTTCGCCATCGGGTCGCGAACGGTCAGCGCGCCGTAAATGGCTACCATGACCGCGAAGATGCCGACCGCAACGAGCATGGTCGAGGCCCAGACGACGTCGACGCCCAACAGCGTCGGGCCCTGCTGCGCTCCGGAGAAGGCAGTGAGGAGGAGGGTGCTGTTCATGCTGCGTCCTTCCTCAGATTTCGAACGAGATCATGCGCGACATGATGAAGGCGCCGATGCTCATCCACACCAAACCGCCCAGGCCAGCGACGATCAGCCGCTGTTCGAAGAAGAAGCCCTGCAGATAGCCGGGGTTCATCGACCAGACGACGCCGAAGACGAAGAACGGCAGGGCGCCGACGATATAGGCCGAAGCCTTGGCTTCCGAAGACATCGCTTTGATCTTCAGCTTCATCTGCGCGCGCTTGCGCAGCACGTCCGACAGATTGGCCAGCGTTTCGGCAAGATTGCCGCCCGTTTCGCGCTGGATCGCAATGGTGATGCAGAAGAACTGGAATTCGGGCGTACCCAGCATTTCTGCCGATTCCTGCAACGCCTGTTCCATCGTGTTGCCGATGCGGATGCGTTCGACGATCCCGCGAAACTCCTCGCCGACGGGGCCGGGCAGTTCCTGGCTCACCACCTGAAAGGTTTCGGTTACGGGAAGCCCCGATTTCAGGCCGCGAACGAGCAGGTCGATCGCGTCGGGAAAACGCGCATTGAATTTGAGGACGCGCTTTTTGATGATCCGCCCGACCACCATATGCGGAAGTCCGACCCCGGCGAGCAGCCCGAACATCAGCGCCAGCATGAAAGGCGCGCGAACGGACAGCATGCCGCCCGCAACGACGACGAACAATGCCATCGACGCGAACATATATTTGCTGAGCGTCCAGCCCTTGCCGGTCCGGCGAAGGCGCAGTTCCATCAATTCGCGCCGCGGCATCAGGCTGCTGATGCTGGCGTTGCCGCTATTGCCAGCGGCAGCGATCGTCTTGCGCATCTGCGCTGCGACGACCGCCTCGGTCGAGGCCGCGTGGCGATCCTTCACCGACGACAGGCGGCGGCTCTTGGCCTTGCCGGCAGAAGGTCCGGCGAAAGCCAGCGCCAGCATGCCGACCGCCAGCAACGCGGCGCCGAATGTTAGGATGATTGGCAGGTTCATGATCGCCCTTTGCCCCGTTCCCGCTGTGGTCGCGGCGGCGGCCGGCCTGCGCCGGCCGCCGTCACGTGCTTATTTCGCGCCTTTTTTGACGAGCGTACCCAGACCGCCCAGCTTGCCGAGCAGCGAGCCGCCCGATTTTGCTTTCGCCGGCGCCGTCGCCTCTTCGGCTTCGGCATCGGCGCCGTCGAGGACGACGCGTGTCAGATTGGCCCAGACCTGGCCGGCCTTGGTTCCCTTGCACACC
It encodes:
- the lexA gene encoding transcriptional repressor LexA, with protein sequence MLTAKQHELLHFIQERLDASGISPSFEEMKEALGLKSKSGIHRLISALEERGFLRRLPNRARALEVLKLPDAAKPKTRSDSDNVVPLRKPAPALKPIAANDIIEVPLHGKIAAGVPIEAFEDYNRLAVPAALLGAGEHYALEVSGDSMVEAGIFDGDYALIQKASTAREGDIVVALVDGQDATLKYFHREGRMVRLDPANSAYEPQRYEADRVMVQGRLSGLLRRYH
- a CDS encoding fumarylacetoacetate hydrolase family protein, yielding MKLASLKAGRDGRLVVVSDDLAWYAYATHIAPTLQAALDDWAETAPRLKALAEDINHEAIPRERFHERDAASPLPRAYQWADGSAYVNHVALVRQARGAEMPESFWHDPLMYQGGSDAFLAPRDPIPLGDPAWGCDMEAEVVVVTGDVPMGVDAETARSHILLVGLTNDVSLRGLIPGELAKGFGFFQSKPSSAMSPVFVTPDALGDRWQDGKLHGALCVDLNGQPLGRADAGVDMTFDFGQLIAHAAKTRDLRAGTIIGSGTVSNRDADGGPGKPIGEGGLGYSCLAEVRTVETIRDGEAKTPFMQAGDTVRIWMDDERHHSIFGAIEQTVA
- a CDS encoding type II secretion system F family protein, producing MNSTLLLTAFSGAQQGPTLLGVDVVWASTMLVAVGIFAVMVAIYGALTVRDPMAKRVKALNDRREQLKAGITASTAKRRARLVRKNHTADKMRTFLGKLQVLQDSQIKEVQQKLAQAGIRSKDLAVAVIFGRLVLPIVFGGIAALLIYWIDMWPDLTPFKRSGATMAMLILGYKAPDLFIQNKRQKRTDAIRKGLPDALDLLVICAEAGLTVDSAFSRVSKELGRAYPELGEEFALTSIELGFLTERRQAFENLAYRVNLESVKGVVTTMIQTEKYGTPLASALRVLSAEFRNERMMRAEEKAARLPAIMTVPLILFILPVLFIVILGPAACSLSDAMSGGSLGGGKP
- a CDS encoding ComEC/Rec2 family competence protein; translation: MATSRLQTPIAARTLSWFGAFPAALERRLEIERERLPLWLPVAFGAGIALWFALPTAAQWIGLLCALAGGMAFGLAIGWQTRVGRALTIGCGVAAAGLLLIWGRALWVEAPVLARPVTTEFSARVEAAEPLPARAQLRLVVRPLARPDLPPRLRLTLRGDQRRAIVPGTMIGVRARLMPPPTASLPGGYDFAQRAWFDRIGAVGTVLGDVILPPGAEHARQPLRARLSEHIHRQVAGSPGGVASALVTGDRGAITPEDEEAMRRSGLAHLLSISGLHVTAVVGFAMLLAMRLLALSPRLALAGYVLPLAAAAGALAGGGYTWLAGAEVPTLRSLIAALLVLAAILLGREAITLRLVAAGALLVLLWRPEALVGPSFQLSFAAVTAIVALHESRAMQRFVARREEPFAFRFGRGVAGLLITGIVVEVALSPIALFHFHKAGLYGALANVVAIPLTIFVIMPAEALALLFDAVGAGAPFWWVADHALRLLIGLAHHVAAAPGAVTTLSVFPPWAFGVAMAGGLWILLWRSGWRWAGAVPLVAGMAVLLAQPRPDLLVTGDGRHIAAAVPGGGYAMLRDRAGDFVRDAMAEAAGIDTPLVALGDLDHVDCNRDFCRWTQGRGDAPRVILAAHGRDRIAGEEMAAACAAADVVISERWLPRECVARWLTIDRDTLEESGGLALYLGAKPRLVSALRAGDAHP
- a CDS encoding molybdopterin molybdotransferase MoeA — protein: MSALLAVEEAQARLLALKPPLGADNIGVAQCAGRYLAQDIIAGRDQPAAALSAMDGYAIRFADLPGPWTIAGEVAAGTAPAHALGPGEAIRIFTGAMLPANADTVVVQEDVIADGARLTLTGDGPASRGRHVRARASDFAAGAHLLTAGCRLSPGALAAAIMGGAGDLIVGGRPRVAILTTGDELVAPGRALAPGQIPDSNGTMLAAMLAAEPADVTLPLRARDDRGVLANILGDMARRHDVIVTVGGASVGDHDHVRGALDDAGGQLDFWKIAMRPGKPLIAGRIGDAILLGLPGNPSSAFVTATLFLLPLVRYLAGAAAPLPEVSQAPLAVPLGPGGARRDYLRARLDKGLLTPCDGQDSGQTQPLISANALIVRDIGAAPRAAGELANYIAIA
- the moaC gene encoding cyclic pyranopterin monophosphate synthase MoaC gives rise to the protein MTNRPTHLDESGAAHMVDVGAKAATGRRAVAGGRITMTPEALAAIRAGDAPKGDVLSTARIAGIMAAKRTAELIPLCHPLALTSVAVDFDWEADGISVRATAATTGPTGVEMEALTAASVALLTLYDMAKALDRAMVIGDIRLLEKSGGRSGDWRAA
- a CDS encoding type II secretion system F family protein, with translation MNLPIILTFGAALLAVGMLALAFAGPSAGKAKSRRLSSVKDRHAASTEAVVAAQMRKTIAAAGNSGNASISSLMPRRELMELRLRRTGKGWTLSKYMFASMALFVVVAGGMLSVRAPFMLALMFGLLAGVGLPHMVVGRIIKKRVLKFNARFPDAIDLLVRGLKSGLPVTETFQVVSQELPGPVGEEFRGIVERIRIGNTMEQALQESAEMLGTPEFQFFCITIAIQRETGGNLAETLANLSDVLRKRAQMKLKIKAMSSEAKASAYIVGALPFFVFGVVWSMNPGYLQGFFFEQRLIVAGLGGLVWMSIGAFIMSRMISFEI
- a CDS encoding sensor histidine kinase; this translates as MFDRLSSLVAALTLVAVAAIFAALVGGDLASIAILALAGALGAVLVYGAQPPPAATQPAAASPVPAEPPLLLRHPDFTRWADQEREPVLGVIDNVVAIANDAAVRLLGRHIVGADIRTAIRHPVAAEWLSAGDVDTGAMTVDLADYPRPGQRWTMRIATLSHGGRIIFLSDRSAIDAADRMRSDFVANASHELRTPLAAILGYVETLQDMNDEADAPTRNRFLAIIEREARRMQQLVIDLLSISRVEADRFRRPTTPVDLAAIVRHTLAQMKDSAEARPQDIVDRLGDAAQPVLGDAAQLGQLVHNIVSNAMKYGRPGTPVTVELTREGRRVRLSVQDEGEGIAPDHLPRLTERFYRVDEARSRSVGGTGLGLAIVKHISERHNGQLDIQSEVGKGTRVSVSFPLSEAH